One genomic segment of Burkholderia pyrrocinia includes these proteins:
- a CDS encoding TetR/AcrR family transcriptional regulator, with translation MRKGEQTRAAILEAALDLASRDGLEGLTIGLLAERMQMSKSGVFAHFGSREDLQVEVVREYHHRFENEVFFPSLREARGLPRLRAMLARWIEKRIQEVTTGCIYISGAVEYDDRPDSPVREQLIASVTAWRAALLRAISQAMEEGHLRPDTDPDLMLFELYSFTLGLHHDARFLHSPDAVRLTWAALEKTIVSYQSESR, from the coding sequence ATGCGAAAAGGCGAACAGACGCGTGCCGCGATACTTGAAGCTGCTTTGGACCTCGCCAGCCGTGACGGGCTGGAGGGGCTGACGATCGGCCTGCTGGCCGAGCGCATGCAGATGAGCAAGAGCGGCGTGTTCGCGCACTTCGGATCGCGCGAGGACCTGCAGGTCGAGGTCGTCCGCGAGTATCACCATCGTTTCGAAAACGAGGTGTTCTTTCCGAGCCTGCGCGAAGCGCGCGGTCTACCGCGTTTGCGGGCGATGCTGGCGCGCTGGATCGAGAAGCGCATCCAGGAGGTGACGACCGGGTGCATCTACATCAGCGGCGCAGTGGAGTACGACGATCGGCCGGACAGCCCCGTGCGCGAGCAGTTGATCGCGAGCGTGACGGCCTGGCGTGCCGCGTTGCTGCGCGCCATTTCGCAGGCGATGGAGGAGGGGCATCTGCGCCCGGATACCGATCCGGACCTGATGCTCTTCGAGTTGTACAGCTTCACGCTCGGCCTGCATCACGACGCACGTTTCCTGCATTCGCCGGACGCCGTGCGCCTCACGTGGGCCGCGCTGGAAAAGACGATTGTTTCGTATCAGAGCGAGAGCCGTTAG